GGAGAACAACAGCCACTTTTGTGGGAGTGCAAGAACAGCAGCTTTTAAAACTGAGGATAAATATTCAGGCTTTGTTAGGACCCTGAATACAAGCCAGCTGGTAAAATATGGGCTCTACCCAAAGAGGCACAACGTATCATGTGGTCAAGACAAATAAAACTGGGTCCAGGGTAGCAGTTTCAACACAGAAAGGGGCCGAGGTTGCTAGCATGACCCCTCAACGGGGACAGGGGTACCTTATCTCCTCGAGCCAGCGGAGTGGTCCAGCCTCCACGATCCCGATAGGCCATCGAAGATCAGAAGCTGGGCACGCCACTGCTCTCCATTTATCATCAGACTACCTTCGCTCTAGCTCCCCTCAGTCAGGGCCCGGCCCCTCTGGAGCACCCAACCCTCGAACCGAGACCCGATCCAGAACTGATACATCCCGCCAGGCCTCTCCTTCTCGAAAGCTGACTCAGGGCGAGTCAATGCTCTACACCGGTCAGGTGCAGCGGAATGTCAGTCCGTCCAGAGAGGAAGCAACTAGAAGAGGGGTTGAGATCAGGCCAGGACGCAACATCAGTAATCGTTTCTCGTTAATTCCAGAGGCCAAATCCTCTCGCCGGTTGAGTTTTGTCGACCAGAAGGATGACTTCACACTCTTAGAAGAGGAGCCACCCTCCAAGGTCCAATACCCACAAGGGGTCAGAGTGCCCCGGAGGCCTTTGATTTGCCCAAAGGATGAAGCAGTCCAAACTGAGCCCATTCGAAAGAGTGTGACTGCTGGGGATATCAGATCGTCAAGGAGACCCCCTAGCCCAGAACATGGCGGCAACCGCATCTATCCAGACTCTCGGTCAACCCAGAGAAGAATTCCTGGGCCAGAATATGACACGGGCCGTCAGAACTCAATTTATGCAGAACCTAAGGCCTTGCGTAGAAGTGTGAACTTGGAATCATCCCTCACACTCTCTGTCCTTAAAGATTTGAACAGTGGACAAAAGGCTTTGATGCGCCCTGAGCCTGAGCCTGGCCACAGGCCCTCTGTGTACAATGAAATCAAGTTCTCCCCAAAGGTTTTAATACCATCAGAAGTGGAGCCCAGCACGAAGCCCTCAGCGCGCGGAGAGAGTGAGGGTGGCCGTAGGGTCACCATCTCCCCCGGGGCACAGCCAGCTTCCCGCAGGACGTCTCGAGCCGCATCTGAGAGTCCCCACAAATCTTCTGTCTTGGCCACTCCGGAGCCCGAATACAAGCAATATACCGCAAAACCCTCAGACAGTATCTACGAGTTCCCACGACCCACACTCAGGCCTCCAGAGCCCTCTTCTAGAAAGCACTCTGTCCGCGTAGAGCTGGAACTGACCCCTCGGCCCTTGCCACCTCGGTGCTTACCGAGATATGGGCCAGACTCCACGTGGTGGGCCTTACTCAGCCCTGAAGGTGAAATGCCCAACAGTCGGCCAACAACACCTGATATCGAGCCCaagtcccctcctcccccagaccctTCACTGCCTTTTTTTGAAATGGAAACCAGCCCTTTCTGTGAGGATCTGATGTTCCAGAGAGAGAAGGCAAGTCCATCACCACTATCATCACCAAAGGAGTCTCCGGGCCCGTCACCATTGAGGGAAGCGCCACAGGCCCCCAAGCACACCTCCAGACATCCCACTCAAAGGTTTAGTGTTTTCTTCATGGGTATGTGCAGAAGCAGACTGCCCAGGTGCAGCCCCGATTTAGTGAGGTGGGACGCCAGGGTGGGAGAAAGTTCCCCCTCCTCATTCTGGGCCTCAGAGCTGCCCTCCCACCAGTGCCAAAGCTGGACCCATCCTTGAGCCCATtgctcccttccttccccaccaGCTTCTCTGAGCTCCAAGCTAATGACGCCGATGATGATGCTTGGTCCGGCGTCAGGCATTGACTCTTCCAGGCAACGCTGCTTAACCTTTCAATGGAAGGTAGTAGAGAGTGGTCTGCAGGGTGGGAAGCTACTTCCCAGGGGTGGAGACGAAGAACTGAACTGGGTGAGGGCTGGTAAAGAGAATAAAGGTCCTCAGGTAAATATTCTGGCAACCAAGTG
This portion of the Bubalus bubalis isolate 160015118507 breed Murrah chromosome 3, NDDB_SH_1, whole genome shotgun sequence genome encodes:
- the LOC102401321 gene encoding uncharacterized protein C17orf47 homolog, translating into MGSTQRGTTYHVVKTNKTGSRVAVSTQKGAEVASMTPQRGQGYLISSSQRSGPASTIPIGHRRSEAGHATALHLSSDYLRSSSPQSGPGPSGAPNPRTETRSRTDTSRQASPSRKLTQGESMLYTGQVQRNVSPSREEATRRGVEIRPGRNISNRFSLIPEAKSSRRLSFVDQKDDFTLLEEEPPSKVQYPQGVRVPRRPLICPKDEAVQTEPIRKSVTAGDIRSSRRPPSPEHGGNRIYPDSRSTQRRIPGPEYDTGRQNSIYAEPKALRRSVNLESSLTLSVLKDLNSGQKALMRPEPEPGHRPSVYNEIKFSPKVLIPSEVEPSTKPSARGESEGGRRVTISPGAQPASRRTSRAASESPHKSSVLATPEPEYKQYTAKPSDSIYEFPRPTLRPPEPSSRKHSVRVELELTPRPLPPRCLPRYGPDSTWWALLSPEGEMPNSRPTTPDIEPKSPPPPDPSLPFFEMETSPFCEDLMFQREKASPSPLSSPKESPGPSPLREAPQAPKHTSRHPTQRFSVFFMGMCRSRLPRCSPDLVRWDARVGESSPSSFWASELPSHQCQSWTHP